A single window of Chitinivorax sp. B DNA harbors:
- a CDS encoding zinc ribbon domain-containing protein YjdM has protein sequence MSVLPNCPNCDSSLTYQDGEMLICPECAHEWKSSKETENALEVKIVRDANGNVLADGDTVVVVKDLKVKGSSSVVKVGTKVKNIRLVEGDHDIDCKIEGFGAMQLKSEFVKKA, from the coding sequence GTGAGTGTTTTGCCCAATTGTCCCAACTGTGATTCATCATTGACATACCAAGATGGTGAAATGCTGATCTGTCCTGAGTGTGCTCATGAGTGGAAGTCAAGTAAAGAGACGGAAAATGCCTTGGAAGTCAAAATCGTCCGTGATGCAAACGGCAATGTGTTGGCAGATGGGGATACCGTTGTCGTGGTCAAAGACCTCAAGGTGAAAGGTTCGTCATCTGTGGTCAAAGTGGGTACCAAGGTCAAGAACATCAGACTTGTCGAAGGTGACCATGATATCGACTGTAAAATTGAAGGCTTTGGTGCAATGCAGTTGAAATCCGAGTTCGTCAAAAAAGCCTGA
- a CDS encoding nucleotidyltransferase family protein, with protein MQWLYTARDLNLPDWYLAAGCIRNRLWDHLHGYAEPSGEQDIDLIYFDPDASAAQDHALSQQLSSQFKQVWEIVNQAHIHHWYRQASSQPIEPMLSSLDALGRWPETATCIGVRLMPDDRLQFAMPCGLDDLFNLIWRQNPAFSDRDIFLQRTASKHITTRWPRVCLEQKVPIVQSIQKHQVVDTCPPRPVT; from the coding sequence ATGCAATGGTTATATACTGCCCGTGACTTGAACCTGCCAGACTGGTATCTGGCTGCAGGCTGCATCCGAAACCGTCTTTGGGATCACCTGCATGGTTATGCAGAGCCCAGTGGTGAACAGGACATCGATCTCATCTACTTCGACCCAGACGCTTCCGCAGCACAAGACCATGCGCTCAGCCAGCAGCTATCCAGCCAATTCAAGCAGGTGTGGGAGATTGTCAACCAGGCCCACATCCACCACTGGTATCGCCAAGCCAGCAGCCAACCAATTGAGCCCATGCTCAGCAGCCTGGACGCACTGGGCCGCTGGCCGGAAACCGCCACCTGCATTGGCGTACGCTTAATGCCAGATGATCGACTGCAGTTCGCGATGCCTTGTGGTCTGGATGACCTGTTCAACCTGATCTGGCGCCAAAACCCAGCTTTTTCAGATCGCGACATCTTTCTACAGCGAACAGCGAGCAAACACATCACAACACGCTGGCCACGCGTTTGTCTGGAGCAGAAGGTACCGATCGTTCAATCGATTCAGAAGCATCAAGTGGTGGATACATGTCCGCCAAGGCCAGTGACATAA
- a CDS encoding response regulator yields the protein MEQVLLLVDDEPNILAALSRLFRREGYRILTANGGQEGLDILQREPVSVIISDQRMPGMTGSEFLSQAKQVKPDTVRIILSGYTELNSVTDAINRGAVFRFLTKPWEDELLRTQVRDAFHHYSLGNENKRLTDELSHANAELERRVEQKTREVLANVHTLRIAQEILDQLPIGVIGIGEDGLIATANQMAVAILDGNPLTGMLVEEGMPPSLCQVITLDEASTHTLIWRDRWFRVECKPLGRSSLGRGCVVLLIPEQTR from the coding sequence ATGGAGCAGGTACTGTTACTGGTCGACGACGAACCGAACATCCTTGCTGCGCTGTCCCGTTTGTTCCGGCGGGAGGGGTATCGTATCCTGACTGCCAATGGTGGGCAGGAAGGGTTGGATATCCTGCAGCGTGAGCCGGTGTCGGTCATCATCTCCGACCAGCGCATGCCCGGCATGACGGGCTCCGAGTTCCTCAGCCAAGCCAAGCAAGTCAAGCCCGATACCGTCAGAATCATATTATCCGGATATACGGAATTGAATTCCGTCACCGATGCCATCAATCGCGGTGCGGTGTTCCGGTTTCTTACCAAGCCTTGGGAAGACGAATTGCTGCGTACCCAGGTGCGTGATGCCTTCCATCATTACTCGTTGGGCAATGAAAACAAGCGACTGACCGACGAACTTTCACATGCCAATGCCGAGCTGGAGCGACGGGTTGAACAAAAGACCCGGGAAGTGCTGGCCAATGTCCATACCTTGCGGATTGCCCAAGAGATTCTTGACCAATTGCCGATTGGTGTGATCGGGATTGGTGAGGATGGCCTGATTGCCACTGCCAATCAGATGGCGGTCGCAATACTGGATGGCAACCCGCTCACCGGCATGCTGGTGGAAGAAGGCATGCCACCTTCACTGTGTCAGGTGATCACCCTGGATGAGGCCTCGACCCATACCTTGATCTGGCGGGATCGATGGTTTCGGGTCGAATGCAAGCCGTTGGGGCGCAGCTCGCTTGGGCGTGGTTGTGTCGTGTTGTTGATACCGGAGCAAACGAGATGA
- a CDS encoding PilZ domain-containing protein, with translation MRQFIRHPASVPIEITSCESSQLATGEALNISVGGLAFGSTRRAEKGEMVAVRIPGVRPVFESNAQVIWCNELPPGYELGVAFLDPEDAFRARMVEQVCQIEQYMLYVREHEHRELTAEQAAIEWIEKYAAHFPTSDSDTWH, from the coding sequence ATGAGACAGTTCATCCGCCATCCAGCCAGCGTCCCAATCGAAATCACCAGTTGCGAATCCAGCCAGTTGGCAACAGGTGAGGCACTCAATATCAGCGTGGGTGGGCTGGCATTCGGCTCAACCAGACGCGCCGAAAAAGGAGAGATGGTGGCTGTACGCATCCCCGGTGTACGGCCCGTGTTCGAATCCAATGCGCAGGTTATTTGGTGTAATGAGCTACCTCCGGGCTATGAATTGGGGGTGGCTTTCCTCGACCCTGAAGATGCGTTTCGCGCTCGCATGGTCGAGCAGGTGTGTCAGATCGAACAATATATGCTGTATGTACGTGAGCACGAACACCGTGAATTGACAGCAGAACAGGCCGCGATAGAGTGGATTGAAAAGTATGCCGCCCACTTCCCAACATCCGACTCCGACACTTGGCATTGA
- a CDS encoding ATP-binding protein, with product MKWRPRLPGSLRARLILSSVLIEVVLLAVLIVNSIRLVNNAAQAGVEASLAQAVPMLNAAAIPYILQQDSVGLQDFLNVAVSEHRRELSYVVLTNLDGQRLATAGMPFHQPLPSPTRHIEQAISEGIYHISRPVVLAERTFGTMHLGISTRIIANTRRDLLRQGLMIAAIEVLLSILCLGWMGIWLTAHLRQTIDAGRDIANGDFSRRIPERGAREVVELAHTINQMSQELGHQMAALRASEYEYRVQFEQCGAGLAHIRADGSWLRFNEQFAGLLGFRNHEDAPPPADCWHPRDQHQVLLALNDLFDGAHAFWQNELRCLQADGGYRWVLCSLSLYRQPDLNAGYVIMALQDIARQKATEFELMQYQTELESRVAERTHALAVANQELEAFSYSVSHDLRAPLRAIASFTQLLIEDYKDQLSEEGRDLLDRIHRAALRQNNLIDALLDLSHVSQVRMRQQSLDLSALARTVIEELQASDPKRQVSIDIAPSLPAIGDPSLLQIALQNLLGNAWKYTAKTANPHITFSAQPSESGMVYQIIDNGAGFDPAFADKLFKPFQRLHDKTDFEGTGIGLATVTRIIRRHGGQVWAESRPGKGATFFFTLTIGSNSP from the coding sequence ATGAAATGGCGCCCTCGCTTGCCTGGTTCACTTCGGGCACGTTTGATATTGAGCAGTGTTTTGATCGAAGTTGTACTGCTGGCGGTGCTGATCGTCAATTCGATCCGACTGGTCAATAACGCAGCCCAGGCTGGTGTGGAGGCATCATTGGCACAAGCGGTACCCATGCTGAATGCCGCAGCCATTCCTTATATCCTGCAACAGGATTCCGTTGGCTTGCAGGATTTCCTGAATGTCGCGGTCAGTGAACATCGGCGTGAACTGAGCTATGTGGTGCTCACCAATCTTGATGGTCAACGACTGGCTACAGCGGGCATGCCATTTCATCAGCCTTTGCCGTCACCTACCCGCCATATCGAGCAGGCTATCTCTGAAGGCATCTACCACATATCCCGCCCAGTAGTCCTGGCTGAAAGAACCTTCGGCACCATGCACCTGGGCATCTCCACGCGTATCATCGCCAACACTCGCCGCGATTTATTGCGGCAGGGGCTGATGATTGCCGCCATCGAGGTGTTACTGAGTATTCTTTGTCTGGGCTGGATGGGCATTTGGCTGACTGCGCATTTACGCCAAACCATTGATGCCGGACGTGACATCGCCAACGGCGACTTCAGCCGCCGTATCCCTGAACGCGGTGCCCGTGAAGTGGTGGAGCTGGCACATACCATCAACCAGATGAGTCAGGAGCTGGGGCATCAGATGGCCGCGTTGCGTGCCAGCGAATATGAGTATCGGGTCCAGTTCGAACAATGTGGGGCCGGCCTGGCCCATATTCGCGCCGATGGGAGTTGGTTGCGGTTTAACGAACAATTTGCCGGGCTGCTTGGTTTTCGCAATCATGAAGATGCCCCACCACCGGCAGACTGTTGGCACCCACGGGATCAGCATCAGGTCTTGCTGGCGTTGAATGATCTGTTCGATGGAGCCCATGCGTTCTGGCAAAACGAGTTACGTTGCCTTCAAGCTGATGGCGGTTACCGCTGGGTGCTTTGCAGCCTGTCACTTTACCGGCAGCCTGACCTGAATGCGGGTTATGTCATCATGGCATTGCAGGACATCGCCCGGCAAAAAGCAACCGAGTTCGAGCTGATGCAGTACCAGACCGAACTGGAAAGCAGGGTTGCCGAACGTACCCATGCCTTAGCCGTCGCCAATCAGGAGCTGGAAGCCTTCAGCTATTCGGTATCGCATGATTTACGTGCGCCATTGCGGGCCATTGCCAGTTTCACGCAGCTGTTGATTGAAGATTACAAGGATCAGCTATCCGAAGAGGGCCGGGATCTGTTGGATCGTATTCATCGGGCAGCTTTACGGCAGAACAATCTTATCGATGCCTTGCTGGATTTGTCACACGTCAGCCAAGTACGAATGCGTCAGCAATCACTGGATCTGTCGGCCCTGGCCCGCACCGTGATAGAAGAACTGCAGGCTTCAGATCCCAAACGTCAGGTTTCCATCGATATCGCCCCATCACTCCCCGCCATCGGAGACCCCTCGCTACTACAGATTGCATTGCAGAACCTGCTGGGCAATGCCTGGAAATACACAGCCAAGACGGCCAATCCACACATTACATTCAGTGCACAGCCATCAGAATCGGGAATGGTCTATCAAATCATCGATAATGGGGCTGGATTTGACCCAGCCTTTGCCGACAAACTATTCAAGCCCTTTCAACGCCTGCATGATAAAACGGACTTCGAAGGCACAGGTATTGGCCTCGCCACCGTTACCCGCATTATCCGACGCCATGGGGGACAAGTATGGGCCGAGAGCCGGCCGGGAAAAGGGGCCACGTTCTTTTTCACGCTGACAATCGGGAGCAACTCACCCTGA
- a CDS encoding phosphate/phosphite/phosphonate ABC transporter substrate-binding protein, producing MPATALMHVVWPLLAFASTLSYMHKRATSLQGSEGTVKFSTFLLAGMLSCCMLSTSWAAEPLKALRIAANPNLSSIELLTNFGPLAAAMEKELSLKVELVTGKDYADTLNQLKTGAVDIAGTGAFGYVTAMSEFSPKLLVRFVEDDGESYRAVIITRTDSTIRSVADLRGKRFAFTDLRSTSGFLLPMLEMQRNGIELKDLGKAEFVKKQPNSAVAVYTRQVDAGAIADNQLGEKYGVKLDELRVIWRSEPIFHGVWLARPSMSDDDVKRITQALLKISASPEAKQMFRNASVRGFTAAKDSDFDNVRTAKRLLDKLEKEK from the coding sequence ATGCCTGCAACGGCACTCATGCATGTGGTGTGGCCATTGCTGGCATTTGCAAGCACCTTGAGCTATATGCACAAGAGGGCAACCTCTTTGCAGGGAAGCGAGGGCACGGTGAAGTTCAGCACATTTTTGTTGGCCGGTATGTTGAGTTGCTGCATGTTATCGACCAGCTGGGCGGCTGAGCCACTCAAGGCATTGAGGATTGCTGCCAATCCCAATCTGTCATCCATTGAACTACTGACCAATTTTGGACCGCTGGCAGCCGCAATGGAGAAGGAGTTGTCACTCAAAGTGGAACTGGTCACCGGCAAGGACTATGCCGATACGCTGAACCAACTGAAAACCGGTGCAGTCGACATTGCCGGGACAGGAGCTTTCGGGTACGTGACCGCCATGTCGGAGTTCTCGCCCAAGTTGTTGGTACGTTTTGTTGAAGACGATGGAGAATCCTATCGTGCCGTGATCATTACCCGTACCGATTCCACCATCCGCAGTGTTGCTGATTTGCGCGGTAAGCGCTTCGCCTTTACTGACTTGCGCTCCACGTCGGGCTTCTTGTTACCGATGCTGGAAATGCAGCGTAACGGGATTGAGTTGAAAGACCTTGGCAAGGCAGAATTCGTCAAGAAACAGCCTAATTCTGCCGTGGCTGTCTATACCCGGCAGGTGGATGCTGGTGCTATCGCGGATAACCAACTGGGCGAGAAGTATGGAGTCAAACTGGATGAACTGCGTGTCATCTGGCGCTCCGAGCCCATCTTTCACGGTGTCTGGTTGGCGCGCCCTTCCATGTCGGATGATGACGTGAAACGAATTACCCAGGCATTGCTGAAAATCTCAGCCAGCCCGGAGGCCAAGCAAATGTTCCGGAATGCATCTGTGCGTGGTTTTACCGCCGCCAAGGACAGCGATTTTGATAATGTCCGGACTGCCAAGCGGTTACTGGATAAACTGGAAAAGGAAAAATAG
- a CDS encoding amino acid ABC transporter substrate-binding protein yields the protein MVRAWLSVWLLLISLPAMTATIDVNFPVSRDGRHVFFQQLVTESMKVAGYTVNLQEIDVPRHRRSFLALEQGEIDLMYLLPSPERDQLFRRINQPLTRGLIGNRILLVPASALGRYQHIHSLKDFRDAKLVAGFGAGWADITIWRTNQLPFYVHQGDWTALYRLVASQQRGVDYFPRGASEILLEAAQYAELVIEPNLVLTYPSDFYFYVHPDRADLAEALDIALQKAMKNGVYEQLYKQHLAPIAQKLRLNDRRIIPLVLPDSN from the coding sequence ATGGTTCGAGCCTGGTTATCTGTCTGGCTGTTGCTGATATCGCTACCGGCCATGACGGCAACAATTGATGTAAATTTTCCGGTCAGCCGCGATGGGCGACATGTATTTTTCCAGCAACTGGTCACAGAATCGATGAAGGTGGCTGGTTACACCGTCAACCTTCAGGAAATCGATGTGCCACGCCATCGGCGTTCGTTTCTGGCTCTGGAACAGGGCGAAATCGATCTGATGTATCTGCTACCCAGCCCAGAGCGCGATCAACTTTTCCGACGTATCAACCAACCCCTGACACGTGGACTGATCGGCAACCGTATTCTGCTGGTACCCGCCAGCGCCCTTGGTCGCTATCAGCATATCCATTCATTGAAGGATTTTCGCGACGCCAAACTGGTTGCCGGCTTTGGTGCAGGCTGGGCGGACATCACCATCTGGCGTACCAATCAACTGCCCTTCTACGTACATCAGGGCGACTGGACTGCACTCTATCGGCTGGTCGCCTCACAGCAACGTGGTGTCGACTACTTTCCAAGAGGGGCCAGCGAAATTTTGCTGGAGGCCGCCCAGTATGCTGAGTTGGTGATCGAACCCAATCTGGTGCTGACCTATCCATCCGATTTCTATTTCTATGTCCATCCTGATCGGGCCGATCTGGCAGAAGCGCTGGATATCGCATTACAAAAAGCCATGAAAAATGGCGTGTATGAGCAACTGTACAAACAGCATCTGGCACCGATTGCACAAAAACTGCGGCTCAACGACCGCCGCATCATCCCGCTGGTGCTGCCAGACAGCAACTGA
- a CDS encoding coniferyl aldehyde dehydrogenase, giving the protein MDPLFSPHASAVQLERLHTLFDKQQQAFRRERFPKAATRRAYLYKLEKALLDNMEQLVSAVNADFGTRSSVETRFMELFPSVSEVKEARRHVASWMKPRRAGVSLWFMPATNQVVPQPLGVVGVIVPWNYPIFLAIGPLAAALAAGNRVMIKVSESTPHTGEALANILGQHFDEDHVAVINGGADVAQAFSAKSFDHLLFTGSTNVGRHVMRAAADNLTPVTLELGGKSPTLISPDYPIATAAERIMWGKAVNAGQTCVAPDYLMVPARKEQEFVEMAKRAVAKFFPTLAKNDDYTAIIDSRHYQRLMSYLEDAKAKGATLVELNPANESLEGTGKIAPTLVLNPTPDMLVMQQEIFGPVFPVMTYRDMQEAIVYINDHPRPLALYYFDQDNARIRKILTETISGGVSINDVVIHVGQGDLPFGGVGSSGMGHYHGKYGFDTFSKLKGVLRQSRLNTVWMLYPPYGKLARLVFKAMTGRSY; this is encoded by the coding sequence ATGGATCCACTATTCTCCCCACATGCTTCAGCTGTTCAACTGGAGCGGCTGCACACGCTGTTTGACAAGCAGCAACAGGCGTTCAGGCGTGAACGCTTTCCAAAGGCTGCAACACGGCGGGCGTACTTGTACAAACTGGAAAAAGCCCTGCTTGACAATATGGAACAGCTAGTATCGGCGGTGAATGCAGATTTTGGTACCCGCTCATCGGTGGAAACCCGTTTCATGGAACTATTTCCCAGCGTGTCGGAAGTCAAGGAAGCACGTCGACACGTGGCTTCATGGATGAAGCCACGGCGGGCGGGGGTGTCGTTATGGTTCATGCCGGCAACCAATCAAGTCGTGCCGCAGCCGCTTGGTGTGGTTGGCGTGATCGTGCCTTGGAATTACCCGATTTTTCTGGCTATCGGTCCGCTGGCCGCGGCGCTGGCGGCGGGTAACCGGGTGATGATCAAAGTGTCTGAATCTACGCCACATACTGGCGAAGCATTGGCCAATATCCTTGGTCAGCATTTTGATGAAGATCATGTGGCCGTGATCAATGGGGGGGCCGATGTGGCGCAGGCATTTTCAGCCAAGTCTTTCGATCATCTGCTGTTTACCGGGTCTACCAATGTGGGACGACATGTGATGCGGGCTGCAGCTGACAATCTGACTCCGGTAACACTGGAACTGGGTGGCAAGTCACCCACGCTGATCAGCCCGGATTATCCGATTGCAACCGCGGCTGAGCGAATTATGTGGGGTAAGGCTGTCAATGCCGGACAAACATGTGTTGCACCGGACTATCTAATGGTTCCCGCACGCAAGGAGCAGGAATTTGTTGAGATGGCCAAGCGGGCTGTCGCCAAGTTCTTTCCCACACTTGCCAAGAATGATGACTACACTGCGATCATCGATTCGCGCCATTATCAACGGCTGATGTCCTATCTGGAAGATGCAAAAGCCAAGGGTGCGACACTGGTCGAATTGAATCCGGCCAATGAATCCCTGGAAGGCACGGGCAAGATTGCACCGACACTGGTGCTGAACCCGACCCCGGACATGTTGGTGATGCAGCAGGAAATCTTTGGACCAGTTTTTCCGGTCATGACTTATCGGGATATGCAGGAAGCGATCGTTTATATCAACGATCATCCGCGTCCGTTGGCGTTGTATTACTTCGATCAAGACAACGCGCGCATCCGCAAGATACTGACGGAAACCATTTCCGGGGGCGTGTCGATCAACGATGTGGTGATCCATGTTGGTCAGGGCGACTTGCCGTTTGGGGGGGTGGGGTCGTCTGGGATGGGGCATTATCATGGCAAGTATGGGTTTGATACCTTCAGCAAATTGAAAGGCGTGCTACGTCAAAGTCGGCTGAATACGGTATGGATGCTGTATCCCCCCTATGGAAAGCTTGCCCGACTGGTCTTCAAGGCAATGACCGGACGCAGTTATTGA
- a CDS encoding VWA domain-containing protein: MLIDFFYQLKDAHLPVSIKEFLTLLEALDKRVISGSLDDFYYLARTVLIKDEKHFDKFDQVFGLYFKGIESLSDTLSREIPEDWLRKEFERFLSDEDKEKIKAMGWDKLMETFKERLQEQKERHAGGNKWIGTGGTSPFGAYGYNPEGIRIGQTESRHRRAVKVWDEREFKNFDDSVELGTRNIKVALRRLRRFAREGAEEILDLPGTIRATANNAGHLDLKMVPQLHNKVKVLLFLDVGGSMDDHIKICEELFSACKTEFKHLEYFYFHNCIYESVWRDNLRRHAERIPTQDVLNTYGPDYKLIFVGDATMSPYEILYPGGSVEHNNPEAGHAWVQRLLDHYQHAIWLNPVDEQYWDYTQSLVMLRQQMGGRMFPLTIEGLDRGIRRLNQSA; the protein is encoded by the coding sequence ATGCTCATCGACTTTTTCTACCAACTTAAAGATGCTCACCTACCAGTCAGCATCAAGGAATTCCTGACATTGCTCGAAGCACTCGACAAGCGTGTCATCAGCGGCAGCCTGGATGATTTCTACTATCTCGCCCGTACTGTGCTGATCAAAGATGAAAAGCACTTTGACAAGTTTGATCAAGTATTCGGCTTGTATTTCAAAGGCATTGAATCCCTGAGTGACACCTTGAGCAGAGAGATTCCGGAGGACTGGCTACGCAAGGAGTTCGAACGCTTCCTATCAGATGAAGACAAGGAAAAAATCAAGGCCATGGGCTGGGACAAGCTCATGGAAACATTCAAGGAACGCCTACAGGAACAAAAGGAACGGCACGCCGGTGGTAACAAATGGATTGGCACCGGTGGAACCAGTCCATTTGGTGCCTATGGTTATAATCCGGAGGGGATTCGCATTGGCCAAACCGAGTCACGCCATCGCCGCGCAGTCAAAGTGTGGGATGAACGCGAATTCAAGAATTTCGATGATTCGGTAGAACTGGGCACCCGCAATATCAAAGTTGCTTTACGACGGCTGCGCCGCTTTGCCCGTGAAGGTGCTGAAGAAATACTGGATTTGCCCGGTACCATTCGCGCAACTGCCAACAATGCAGGTCATCTTGACCTGAAAATGGTGCCGCAGTTGCATAATAAGGTGAAGGTACTACTGTTTCTGGATGTGGGTGGATCAATGGATGACCACATCAAAATCTGTGAAGAGCTGTTCTCGGCCTGCAAGACCGAATTCAAACATCTTGAATATTTTTACTTCCATAATTGTATATATGAATCGGTTTGGCGTGACAACCTCCGTCGCCATGCCGAGCGCATCCCAACTCAGGATGTGCTGAATACCTACGGGCCAGACTACAAACTGATCTTTGTTGGCGATGCCACCATGAGCCCTTACGAAATCCTCTACCCTGGCGGCAGTGTCGAACACAATAATCCGGAAGCTGGCCATGCCTGGGTGCAACGTCTGCTTGATCATTACCAGCACGCCATTTGGCTCAACCCAGTCGATGAACAGTATTGGGACTACACCCAATCGTTGGTCATGCTTCGCCAGCAAATGGGTGGCCGGATGTTCCCGCTGACCATTGAGGGACTCGATCGCGGCATCCGCCGGCTGAACCAAAGTGCCTGA
- a CDS encoding GNAT family N-acetyltransferase, translating to MSDTIQIVIDNNPSGQMTRVLYKGIFEANVARTGDGTVDVISVFARDGDDKVIGGIIGSAYWGWINITSVWVDPAHRRQGLASRMLRTIEAEAVERGYHHAYLDTFTFQTPDLYLRAGYEIIGTLDQFPPGFARHFMRKTLIRS from the coding sequence ATGTCAGACACCATTCAAATTGTGATAGACAACAACCCCAGCGGGCAGATGACCCGTGTTCTCTACAAAGGTATCTTCGAAGCCAATGTGGCACGCACCGGAGATGGCACCGTCGATGTCATCAGCGTTTTTGCCAGGGATGGTGATGACAAGGTAATCGGCGGCATCATTGGCTCCGCTTATTGGGGCTGGATCAACATTACTTCAGTCTGGGTCGACCCGGCACATCGCCGCCAGGGCTTGGCATCACGCATGTTGCGAACCATTGAGGCAGAGGCTGTCGAACGTGGGTACCATCATGCCTATTTGGACACCTTCACGTTTCAAACGCCCGATCTGTATCTACGGGCCGGGTACGAAATCATCGGCACACTGGATCAATTTCCACCAGGATTTGCACGGCATTTCATGCGCAAAACACTGATCCGCTCATAA
- a CDS encoding HDOD domain-containing protein yields the protein MTFDQMRELVSRSDKLPTLPAGMAELLKAVSQDDVDLPSLSARLAREQTLVARLLRVANSPFYGMSGRVDSVQQAMNILGLSNTRAIVASLVVMSRVPPASSPMLNMTEFWRHTLAAGACAQVLASRQDLPAEQAFIAGLLHDIGKPVLCLLLPEAFDQVARIANERDCSPYLVEHEIHGFDHTDVGAALAEAWHFPPHIVDPIRLHHQPGSTAMPMACVVHLADVLAHALDVGRTEWDAVPPCEEAAWSGCGLRDERDLRGVLKQAWRKANALAAVL from the coding sequence ATGACCTTTGACCAGATGCGAGAGTTGGTATCCAGGTCGGACAAGTTGCCGACTTTGCCAGCAGGAATGGCCGAGTTGTTGAAGGCGGTCAGCCAAGATGATGTTGACCTGCCGTCATTATCCGCCAGGCTGGCGCGAGAGCAGACACTGGTGGCAAGGCTGCTGCGAGTGGCCAATTCACCGTTTTATGGCATGTCCGGTCGGGTGGATAGCGTGCAGCAAGCCATGAATATTCTGGGTTTGAGCAATACCCGGGCCATTGTAGCGTCGCTGGTGGTGATGTCACGGGTGCCACCGGCTTCGTCGCCCATGCTCAACATGACGGAGTTTTGGCGCCATACCCTGGCTGCCGGGGCCTGTGCCCAGGTATTGGCCAGCCGACAGGATCTGCCCGCGGAACAGGCTTTCATTGCTGGATTGCTGCACGATATCGGCAAGCCGGTGTTGTGTCTGTTGTTACCGGAGGCCTTCGATCAGGTCGCAAGGATTGCCAATGAACGGGATTGTTCTCCCTATCTGGTCGAGCACGAAATCCATGGCTTTGACCATACCGATGTTGGTGCTGCACTGGCAGAGGCCTGGCACTTTCCACCTCACATTGTCGACCCGATCAGGCTGCATCATCAGCCAGGGTCAACCGCGATGCCAATGGCCTGTGTAGTACATCTGGCGGATGTGCTGGCACATGCGTTGGATGTGGGGCGAACCGAGTGGGATGCGGTGCCGCCCTGTGAAGAGGCTGCTTGGAGCGGTTGCGGTTTGCGTGACGAACGTGATTTGCGAGGGGTGCTGAAACAGGCTTGGCGCAAGGCCAATGCCTTGGCGGCCGTATTGTGA
- a CDS encoding AraC family transcriptional regulator has translation MIHATSTQSPVQVTPNVGVFCRIRATHRHAIRRVPINQPTLIRVVRGNKQVWWGQVDRQIGIDTMLVLPVGAEVHLANVPDVTGCYEAEMWSLDAMLLARMQRHHAEVVASSLSLDRVSLPWQMLDPVTERAWTRLWSSITTSELALPIIQHRAEECLLSLLLAGGGQALFVANNGGVVDRVRQWVMLLPAHPWTTAELAARMNCSEATLRRKLAHFGASVRDILENVRMGQGLALLQTSSHDVAEIAAQCGYQSASRFSIRFRERYGLSPSELRRAMA, from the coding sequence ATGATCCATGCCACCTCAACCCAATCACCAGTGCAGGTCACACCAAATGTTGGCGTTTTTTGCCGGATTCGTGCGACACATCGGCATGCCATCCGCCGGGTGCCGATCAACCAGCCGACATTGATTCGTGTTGTGCGTGGCAACAAGCAGGTTTGGTGGGGGCAGGTGGATAGGCAAATCGGCATAGATACCATGTTGGTATTGCCAGTAGGGGCTGAGGTGCATTTGGCCAATGTGCCGGATGTGACGGGATGTTATGAGGCGGAAATGTGGTCGTTGGATGCGATGTTACTGGCTCGGATGCAGCGCCACCACGCTGAGGTGGTGGCATCCTCCTTGTCGTTGGACAGGGTATCGCTGCCATGGCAAATGTTGGATCCAGTTACCGAACGGGCCTGGACGAGGCTATGGAGTTCAATAACGACCAGCGAACTCGCCTTGCCGATCATACAGCACCGAGCAGAGGAGTGTTTGCTCAGTCTGTTACTGGCAGGTGGGGGGCAAGCCTTGTTTGTGGCGAATAACGGTGGGGTGGTGGATCGAGTGCGTCAATGGGTGATGTTGTTGCCTGCTCATCCTTGGACTACAGCCGAGCTTGCCGCTCGCATGAACTGTAGTGAAGCCACCTTGCGACGCAAATTGGCGCATTTCGGTGCTTCGGTACGCGATATTCTGGAAAATGTGCGGATGGGGCAGGGCCTGGCATTGTTGCAAACCTCCTCACACGACGTTGCAGAGATTGCGGCCCAGTGTGGTTATCAGTCAGCATCCCGTTTTAGCATCCGCTTCCGTGAGCGCTATGGCCTGAGCCCGTCAGAGCTACGACGGGCAATGGCATAA